Part of the Acidobacteriota bacterium genome, CGGCTCGAACGCGCCTTTCGCCTTGCCGTCCTTGCCCAGCCCGCGGTCGCCGGTGCGGACGCCAATCACGCGATCGCCGTCGAACAGCACCGTCTGCCCGGGGAACCCCATGAACAGGTCGATGCCCTCTGCCTCGACCTGGCTCGCCAGCCACTTCGCGAACTGGTTGAGCGAGATGATGTAGTTGCCGTGATTCTGGAACGGCGGCGGCGTGATCGGCAGCCGGAACTTCCTCTCCGGCGTCAGGAAGTAGATGTTGTCCTGGTGCACTTCCTGCGCCAGGGGCGCGCCCTTGGCCTGGAAGTCGGGAATCAGGTCGCGCAGCGTCGACGGATCGAGCAAGGCGCCCGATAACTGGTGCTGGCCGGCGTTGGCGGCTTTCTCGATGACCGCAATCGCGAGCGGCTCACCGCCCTTCTGCTTCTGGAGTTGAGCGAGGCGCAACGCCGCCGACAAGCCACCCGGCCCGCCGCCGACGATCAGCACATCAACTTCAAGCGTCTCGCGTTCAGCCATCAGCCCTTTTGAAGCTCCGCGATGATTGCCGGCGCGAGCTCGAACAGGTCACCCTGGATGCCGTAATCGGCCACTTCGAAGATCGGCGCCTCGGCGTCCTTGTTGATGGCGACGATCACGCGTGAGCCCTTCATGCCGACGAGGTGCTGAATCGCGCCGGAGATTCCCAGCGCGACATACAGCTTCGGGGCCACGGTCTGGCCCGAGCTGCCGATCTGGCGTTCCATGGGCAGCCAGCCGTTGTCGCAAATCGGCCGCGAGGCCGCCAGCTCGGCGCCGAAGGCCTTCGCCAGCTGTTCCGCGATGGCAATGTTCTCGACTGCCTTGATGCCCCGTCCGACCGCGACAATGCGCTCGGCCTGCGACAGGTCTACCGCTTGCTTGGCCTCCTGGAACGGCGCTTCGGGTTTCTGGCGAATCTTCGACTCGTCGATCGTGATCGCCGCCGCGGCAATCGGCGCCGGGGCGCTGCCCTTCGCGGCCGCGTCGGCGCGAAACGCGCCGATCTGAATGCTGATCAGGAACGGGCCCTCGCCCTGCGGCACCACGTCGGCCACGAGCTTGCCCTGGAACATCGGCCGCGAGAACGCGGTCGCGCCACCCACCGCCTTGATCGCGGTCACGTCGGTAATCAGTGCGCGATCCATGCGCGTCGCCAGGGTTGGCGAGAAGTCGCGCGTCTGGTAGGTGTGAGAGAAGAACACGTAGGCCGGCGCGACCTGCGCAATCACCTGCTGCAGTGCCTGGACGAACCCGTCGGGCGTGTAGATGGCCAGCGCCGCGTGCTCGACGGTCAGCACTTCGGCGACGGCCGCCTGCGCCAGCTCCGCCGCAACCGCCGCCACGCCCTGCCCCGCCACGGCCACCTTCACCGGCATCGCTGCGCCGGCCAGTTGCTGCGCCGCAGCAATGGCTTCCCAACTCGCGCGATTGAGCTTGCCCTGCTGTTGTTCCGCAATGACCAGAATCACAGGACCCTCGCTTCTTCGCGCAGCCGCTTGACGAGCTCTTTCGCGGCTTCCGCCGGCGAGCCCCCAATCATCACGGTCTGCTTCGACTTCTGCGGCGCGCTGAGCGCCACGACCTTGAGCCGTGGCGACAGGCCCGCAGGCGCCGCCACCTTGACGATCTCTTTCTTCTTGGCCGCCATGATCCCCTTGAGCGTGGCGTAGCGCAGCTGGTTGATGCCGCTCTGGATCGTCAGGAGCGCCGGCAACGGCATCGCCACGTGCTGGAACCAGCCGCCTTCGAGTTCGCGCTTCACCTTCAGGTTCGCCCCATCCACGAGCACTTCCATGATGATGGTCGAGTGCGGCATGCCCAACTTCTCGGCCAGCACCGGGCCGAACTGCGCGTGCCCCTGGTCGTCGGACTGCAGCCCGGTCAGGATCAGATCAAACTGCTGTTCGGCCATGGCCGGCGCCAGCGCCGCGGCGGCCGTATACGCATCGGCCGCGCCGAGCGAGTCGTCTTCGACGTGCAGCGCGCGGTCGGCGCCGCGCGCCAGCGCCTCGCGAATCACCTGCTGCACGCGGCTGGGACCGGCAGAGCACACCACGACCTCGCCGCCGTGCTTCTCCCGCAGGCGCAGGCTCTCTTCGAGCGCATACGCATCGGGCTCGTTCATTTCGTAGCTGACGTCCTGCTCGCGGACCCACGTCTGGTCGTCGTTCAGACGCGGCTGCCACTCGCGGGTCGGCACTTGCTTGATACAGACTGCTATTTTCATTCGGTAGTCCTGCCGTCTTGCGTTTGGAGAGCGACGGCTTCAGCCGTCGCTGGAGCGGCGGCCGCTAAAGCGGCCGCCCTCCGAACGTCACGGTCGTCATTCAACGTATCTCTTCATCAACAGCGCGCCGTTGGTCCCCCCGAAGCCGAACGAATTCGACAGGGCGTAGTCGATCGTCATGGGCCGCGCCGTGTGCGGCACGTAGTCGAGGTCGCAGCCCTCGTCGGCCTGCTCCAGGTTGATGGTGGGCGCCGCCGTCTGGTGACGCACCGACAGCGCGGTGATGCCGGCCTCGAGGCCGCCGGCCGCGCCGAGCAGGTGGCCGGTCATCGACTTGGTCGATGAAATCGCCAGCTTGCGCGCGTGCTCGCCGAACACGCGCTTGATCGCGGTCGTCTCGATGCGATCGTTGTGCGGCGTCGAGGTGCCGTGGGCGTTGACGTAGTTGACCTGGTCGGGACGAATCCCGGCCGAGGCAATCGCCGCATTCATCACCCGGAACGCGCCATCGCCGTCTTCGGATGGCGCGGTCATGTGGTACGCATCGCCCGACATGCCGTAGCCGACCATCTCGGCATAAATCGTCGCGCCGCGGCGCTTCGCAAACTCGAGTTCTTCGAGCACGAGAATGCCGGCGCCCTCGCCCAGGACGAAGCCGTCGCGGTCCTTCTCGAACGGGCGGCTGGCCTTGGCCGGGTCGTCATTACGCGTCGACAGCGCGCGCAGCGCGGCAAAGCCGCCGACGCCCATGGGGCACACGGCCGCTTCCGCGCCGCCGGAAATCATCGCGTCGGCCGCGCCGCGCCGGATGATCTCGTAGGAGTCGCCAATCGCATGCGCCGACGCCGTGCAGGCGGTGCAGGTCGCGAGGTTAGGCCCCTTGGCGCCGTAGCGAATCGACACCTGGCCCGAGGCCAGGTTGATGATCGACGAAGGGATGAAGAACGGAGAAATCTTGCGCGGGCCGCCGGCCAGGTACGCCGCGTGCTCCCGCTCGATGGTGGTGAACCCGCCGATGCCTGAGCCGATGAACACGCCGACGCGGTCGGCGACCTCGGGCGTAATCACCAGCCGCGCATCGTCCATGGCGTATTGCGACGCCGCCACGGCGAACTGAATGAAGATGTCCATCTTCTTCAGTTCCTTTTTTTCGATGAACTGCAGCGGATCGAAATTCTTCACTTCGCCCGCGAACCGCGTCGAGAACGCGGTGGCGTCGAAGCGCGTGATCGGGCCAATGCCGCTCTTGCCCGCGCATAGCGCGTCCCAGTTCGCCTGAGCGCCCATGCCGACCGGCGACACCAGGCCCACGCCGGTCACTACGACTCGCCTGCTCACTTGACCTCCGAACGAAACGGCACCCCATCACGGGGTGCCCTTGCTGGTCGCGTGCCCGCTTACTTCTTCTTGGCGTGCGACTCGATGTAGTCGACCGCTTCCTTGACGCGCGTGATCTTCTCCGCTTCCTCGTCAGGAATCTCAATGCCGAATTCTTCCTCGAACGCCATCACGAGCTCGACGGTATCGAGCGAGTCGGCGCCCAGGTCGTCCACGAACGAAGCATCCGGGGTGACTTCTTCCTCGTCCACACCCAACTGCTCCACGATAATGCTCTTCACCTTGTCGGCAACGGCCACGAGTCCCTCCTACATGTACATCCCGCCGTTGACGGCGAGAACCTGACCAGTAATATACGCTGCATCGTCGGATGCCAGGAAGCCAACCGCCGCCGCAATGTCGTCCGGCGAGCCGAGCCGGCCCAACGGAATTTGCGACGACCAGTCGGTCTTGGCCGCCTCGGTGATCGCGCGCGTCATGTCGGTCTCGACCAACCCTGGCGCCACCACATTCACCGTCACCTGGCGCGACGCGACTTCACGCGCCAGGGCCTTGCAAAACCCAATCAACCCCGCTTTTGACGCCGCGTAGTTGGCCTGCCCGGCGTTGCCCATCTGCCCGACGACCGAGCTGATGGCGACGATCCGGCCGCTGCGCTGCTTGATCATCGGCCTGAGCGCCGCCTGGCACAGCGTAAACGCCGCCGTCAGGTTGGTCGCCAGCACGTCGTCCCAATCGGCGCGCTTCATGCGCAGCATCAACTGGTCGCGGGTGATGCCGGCGTTGCTCACGAGGATGTCGAGCCGCCCGTGCCGCTCGACCGCGCCCTTGAGCAACGCCTCGACGGCGGCCGCATCGGTGACATCGAGACCGTGCGCGAACGCCGTGCCGCCGGCCGCCGTAATCTCGGCCGCGGTGGCGTCGGCATTCGTGCCGCGCGCCACGCACAGCACGGTGGCGCCGCCGTTGGCCAGGCGCAGCGCGATCGCCCGGCCGATGCCGCGCGACGCACCCGTCACGATCGCGATCTTGCCGTCGAACTGTCTCAGAGTAATCCCCCGATCGCCGCCAGGTCTTCGGGACCCTCGACGTTCAGAATGGTGGCGCCCGGGACGATCTTCTTCACGAGACCGCTCAACACTTTCCCCGGACCTACTTCAACATATCGGGTGACGCCTTCCGACGCAAGACGCTGGATGACGTTTTCCCACCGTACCGGCGACGATACCTGCCGGATCAACGCCTCAATCGCATCGGCGGCGGTGCGTTTCGGCTCCGCGTCGACGTTGGCCACGACCGGAATGCGCGGGTCGTGTGACGCGGCGGCGCGCAGTTCAGGCGCGAGCCGTTCTTCCGCCGGCTTCATCAGCGCGCAGTGAAAGGGCGCGCTGACCGGCAACGGAATGGCACGCTTGGCGCCGAGCTGCTTGGCATACTCGCCGGCGCGGGCGACCGCCGCGGCCGAGCCGGCAATCACGATCTGGCCGGGGCTGTTCAGGTTCGCCGCACTGACCACCTCGCCCTGGGCCGCTTCGAGGCACGCCTGGTTCACGCCCGCCTCGTCGAGGCCGAGAATGGCGGCCATGGCGCCCTGCCCCACCGGCACGGCTTGCTGCATGTAGCTGCCACGGTTACGGACCAGGCGCACGGCATCGGCGAACGCCAGCGTCCCGGCCGCGACATGCGCTGAATACTCGCCCAGGCTGTGGCCGGCAACAAAGGCCGGCGCCAGGCCGCGCTCGGCGAGCAAACGCCAGACGGCCACGCTCATGGTCAGGATGGCCGGCTGCGTGTTGGCCGTCAGCTGCAATTGCTCCGCGGGACCGTTGAAGATCAGCCCGCTGAGGGACTCGCCGAGTGCCGCGTCGGCCTCGGCAAACGTGTTGGCGCAAATGGGGAACTGATCGGCCAGCGCCTTGCCCATGCCGACCGCCTGCGAGCCCTGCCCGGGAAACAAGCAGGCAATCACGACTGAGTCACCGCAAAAGTAGCCATCTCGTGTCGAAGCTGCTCCACCATTTGATGCTCTGCCATGCGTGACGCCATCGCCACGGCGTTACGAACCGCCTTCACCGACGACCGGCCGTGCCCGACGATGCACACGCCGGCGACGCCGAGCAGCGGCGCGCCGCCGAACTCCGAGTAGTCCACGCGCTTGCGAAACCGCCGGAACGCGCGCCGCGAGAGCAGGTACCCCATCTGGCTCGAAAACGTGCTCTGCAGTTCCTCGCCGAGCAGCTCTTCGACCATCTCGACCAGGCCTTCGCTCAACTTCAAGGCGACGTTCCCAGTAAACCCGTCGCACACAATCACGTCGGCATCCCCCGAGAAGATGCTGCGCGCCTCGACGTTGCCGATGAACCGAAGCGCCGAGGCCTTAATCAGCTGGTGCGCCTCGCGCGTCAGCTCGTTGCCCTTCGTCTCTTCCTCGCCGATCGACAACAGCCCGATGCGAGGTCGCGCCACGCCCAGTCCGGTCTTGGCGTAGACCGCGCCCATGTGGGCAAACTGCAGCAGGTGGGCTGGGCGGCACGCCACCGTCGCCCCGACATCGAGCAGCACCGCCGACCCTTGCCGGGTCGGCACGGTCGGCGCCAGGGCCGGCCGATCGACACCCGGCAACATGCCAAACGCGCCATGCGCCGCGACCACGCACGCCCCGGTGTGCCCGGCGCTAAACAGCGCCGCGGCCTCGCCCGAGGCCACCAGCTCGGCGGCGACACGGATCGAGGCCCTCGGCTTGCGGCGCAAGGCGTGGGCCGGCGATTCGGCCATGTCGACCACGTCTGGCGCGTCAACGACGCGCACATCCAGGGTCTCGGCGTCGGGATGGCGTTGAAGCTCGGCGCGGATCTCGCCGGCGCGGCCGACCAGATCGATGCCCAGGCCGAGGTACCGCGCGGCGGCCAAGGCGCCCTCGACCGGGCGCCCGGGCGCGTGATCGCCGCCCATCGCGTCAACCGCGATGCGCATGGGGGTGGTTAGTCGTTATTGACCGGACGCACCTGGCGCGCGCGGTAGAAACCGCAATACGCGCACACGCGGTGAGCGGCCTTGGGCTCGCTGCACTGCGGGCACAGGCCGGGCGTGGTGGCCTTGAGCGCGTCGTGAGTGCGGCGCTTACGGCCGCGGGTCTTGGAGTGTCTGCGTTTTGGATTAGGCATCGTCGTGCTTTCGCTTCGTGATCAACGTCTTCAAAACATCCATCCGTGTATCTTCCATCTGCGGATTGCAATCGCAGGCGGCGAGATTACGGTTGGTCCCACATTGCGGGCAGATCCCCTTGCATGCCGGCGTGCACAGCGGCTTCATCGGCAAGGCCAGGTAGAACTGTTCCCGCAACAACTCGATCAGGTCGATCTGCTCGTCCCGATAGTACGTAATCGAGACGTCGTCTTCTTCGACCTCGACTTCGGTCTCGTCGTCTTCGTCCTTCGCGGCATCCACTGCCGTTGAGGGCAGGAACCGCAGGTCGAATTCGCGATCGACCGGCAACACAAACGGCTCGACACACCGGCTGCACTCCAGCCCGAGCTCGGTCTTGACGGTGCCCACCAGACGGAACCGGTCGTGATCCTTATGGATCGTGACCCGAAGGTCCACCGGGGCGATCACCCGGTACTCCTCGCCCTCTCCCGGCAAGTCGGCCGGATCGAAGACCTTGGCAATTTCGGTCTCGGGCAGACGGATATGGGACAGTTCGAGGCGCATCTTCAAAAACCTGACAGGCTTGCCGGTCCGGCTAAAGCCGGACCCTACAAGTACTTCCGGGAATTTCTCCGGCGTACAAGACTTTTCAGTATACCACGCTGGGGCCCACCCAGGGCTTGGGGATGAACAGGCGCTCGAAGAGGGTGACGGCGAAGCGGTCGGTCATGCCCGCCACGAAGTCCTGGGCGGCCACATCCACCCCCTCCGCGGCAATGGTCCGGACGTCCAGGAACTCTTCCGGACGCTCCTGGACCTTCTCCCAGAGCCCGCCAAGAATGCCCGCGGCCTTGGCAAACTCGGCCGTGGCGCTCTGGTTTTCGTAGACGGCCTCGAACAGGTAGCCACGCAGGTCGACGAGCGCGGTCAGGACGGGCTCGCTCATCCGGATCTCCGACAGGCCGCCGTCGAGCGTCTGGTGGACAACGTCGGTGACCAGCCGGCCAATGCGTTCGGACGACGAGTGCCCGAGGACCTCGGTCGCCCCTTTCGGCAGGCTGGTCTCCGAGATGATTCCGGCCCGCACCGCATCGTCAATGTCGTGGTTCACATAGGCCGAGATATCGGCCACGCGGGCGACCTGTCCTTCGATGGTGCTGGCGCGATGCTCGGGCGGCGCGCCGACCGGCATGCCGTGCTTGCCCTTGGAGTGCCGGGCAATGCCGTCGCGCACTTCCCACGTGAGGTTCAAGCCCTGGCGGTCGTTCTCGAGCACGTCGACAATGCGCAGGCTCTGTTCGTAGTGGTTGAAGCCCCCCGGCA contains:
- a CDS encoding electron transfer flavoprotein subunit alpha/FixB family protein, with product MILVIAEQQQGKLNRASWEAIAAAQQLAGAAMPVKVAVAGQGVAAVAAELAQAAVAEVLTVEHAALAIYTPDGFVQALQQVIAQVAPAYVFFSHTYQTRDFSPTLATRMDRALITDVTAIKAVGGATAFSRPMFQGKLVADVVPQGEGPFLISIQIGAFRADAAAKGSAPAPIAAAAITIDESKIRQKPEAPFQEAKQAVDLSQAERIVAVGRGIKAVENIAIAEQLAKAFGAELAASRPICDNGWLPMERQIGSSGQTVAPKLYVALGISGAIQHLVGMKGSRVIVAINKDAEAPIFEVADYGIQGDLFELAPAIIAELQKG
- a CDS encoding electron transfer flavoprotein subunit beta/FixA family protein, translated to MKIAVCIKQVPTREWQPRLNDDQTWVREQDVSYEMNEPDAYALEESLRLREKHGGEVVVCSAGPSRVQQVIREALARGADRALHVEDDSLGAADAYTAAAALAPAMAEQQFDLILTGLQSDDQGHAQFGPVLAEKLGMPHSTIIMEVLVDGANLKVKRELEGGWFQHVAMPLPALLTIQSGINQLRYATLKGIMAAKKKEIVKVAAPAGLSPRLKVVALSAPQKSKQTVMIGGSPAEAAKELVKRLREEARVL
- the fabF gene encoding beta-ketoacyl-ACP synthase II, with the translated sequence MSRRVVVTGVGLVSPVGMGAQANWDALCAGKSGIGPITRFDATAFSTRFAGEVKNFDPLQFIEKKELKKMDIFIQFAVAASQYAMDDARLVITPEVADRVGVFIGSGIGGFTTIEREHAAYLAGGPRKISPFFIPSSIINLASGQVSIRYGAKGPNLATCTACTASAHAIGDSYEIIRRGAADAMISGGAEAAVCPMGVGGFAALRALSTRNDDPAKASRPFEKDRDGFVLGEGAGILVLEELEFAKRRGATIYAEMVGYGMSGDAYHMTAPSEDGDGAFRVMNAAIASAGIRPDQVNYVNAHGTSTPHNDRIETTAIKRVFGEHARKLAISSTKSMTGHLLGAAGGLEAGITALSVRHQTAAPTINLEQADEGCDLDYVPHTARPMTIDYALSNSFGFGGTNGALLMKRYVE
- the acpP gene encoding acyl carrier protein; this translates as MAVADKVKSIIVEQLGVDEEEVTPDASFVDDLGADSLDTVELVMAFEEEFGIEIPDEEAEKITRVKEAVDYIESHAKKK
- the fabG gene encoding 3-oxoacyl-ACP reductase FabG, translating into MRQFDGKIAIVTGASRGIGRAIALRLANGGATVLCVARGTNADATAAEITAAGGTAFAHGLDVTDAAAVEALLKGAVERHGRLDILVSNAGITRDQLMLRMKRADWDDVLATNLTAAFTLCQAALRPMIKQRSGRIVAISSVVGQMGNAGQANYAASKAGLIGFCKALAREVASRQVTVNVVAPGLVETDMTRAITEAAKTDWSSQIPLGRLGSPDDIAAAVGFLASDDAAYITGQVLAVNGGMYM
- the fabD gene encoding ACP S-malonyltransferase, whose protein sequence is MIACLFPGQGSQAVGMGKALADQFPICANTFAEADAALGESLSGLIFNGPAEQLQLTANTQPAILTMSVAVWRLLAERGLAPAFVAGHSLGEYSAHVAAGTLAFADAVRLVRNRGSYMQQAVPVGQGAMAAILGLDEAGVNQACLEAAQGEVVSAANLNSPGQIVIAGSAAAVARAGEYAKQLGAKRAIPLPVSAPFHCALMKPAEERLAPELRAAASHDPRIPVVANVDAEPKRTAADAIEALIRQVSSPVRWENVIQRLASEGVTRYVEVGPGKVLSGLVKKIVPGATILNVEGPEDLAAIGGLL
- the plsX gene encoding phosphate acyltransferase PlsX encodes the protein MRIAVDAMGGDHAPGRPVEGALAAARYLGLGIDLVGRAGEIRAELQRHPDAETLDVRVVDAPDVVDMAESPAHALRRKPRASIRVAAELVASGEAAALFSAGHTGACVVAAHGAFGMLPGVDRPALAPTVPTRQGSAVLLDVGATVACRPAHLLQFAHMGAVYAKTGLGVARPRIGLLSIGEEETKGNELTREAHQLIKASALRFIGNVEARSIFSGDADVIVCDGFTGNVALKLSEGLVEMVEELLGEELQSTFSSQMGYLLSRRAFRRFRKRVDYSEFGGAPLLGVAGVCIVGHGRSSVKAVRNAVAMASRMAEHQMVEQLRHEMATFAVTQS
- the rpmF gene encoding 50S ribosomal protein L32, whose translation is MPNPKRRHSKTRGRKRRTHDALKATTPGLCPQCSEPKAAHRVCAYCGFYRARQVRPVNND
- a CDS encoding DUF177 domain-containing protein; the protein is MRLELSHIRLPETEIAKVFDPADLPGEGEEYRVIAPVDLRVTIHKDHDRFRLVGTVKTELGLECSRCVEPFVLPVDREFDLRFLPSTAVDAAKDEDDETEVEVEEDDVSITYYRDEQIDLIELLREQFYLALPMKPLCTPACKGICPQCGTNRNLAACDCNPQMEDTRMDVLKTLITKRKHDDA
- a CDS encoding deoxyguanosinetriphosphate triphosphohydrolase — protein: MTSAGRPMIREQLEARERQTLAPQAAKSAESKGRIRPETEDPIRPAFQRDRDRIVHTKAFRRLKHKTQVFFAPTGDHYRTRLTHTLEVAQIARTIAKVLHLHEELTEAIALGHDLGHTPFGHAGERVLSALVPGGFNHYEQSLRIVDVLENDRQGLNLTWEVRDGIARHSKGKHGMPVGAPPEHRASTIEGQVARVADISAYVNHDIDDAVRAGIISETSLPKGATEVLGHSSSERIGRLVTDVVHQTLDGGLSEIRMSEPVLTALVDLRGYLFEAVYENQSATAEFAKAAGILGGLWEKVQERPEEFLDVRTIAAEGVDVAAQDFVAGMTDRFAVTLFERLFIPKPWVGPSVVY